The following proteins come from a genomic window of Gottfriedia acidiceleris:
- the pcrA gene encoding DNA helicase PcrA: MKTAEELLQGLNPMQKEAVKTVDGPLLIMAGAGSGKTRVLTHRIAYLLGEKGVAPWNILAITFTNKAAREMQERIFNLVGKDAEDIWISTFHSMCVRILRRDIDRIGFNRSFSILDTTDQLTVIKNILKEKNLDSKKFDPRSILGTISSAKNELQTAADYSRDAFTPYEKVVGEIYASYQDRLRKNHSLDFDDLIMMTISLFERVPEVLQYYQRKFQYIHVDEYQDTNHAQYKIVKLLAEQFKNICVVGDSDQSIYRWRGADISNILSFEKDYEKAQVILLEQNYRSTQTILDAANAVITNNSNRKAKKLWTENGEGTPIHYFRAASEQDEGYFVAGKLAEWKKEGVRQYGDVAILYRTNAQSRAMEEVLVKSNIPYKMVGGVKFYDRKEIKDVLAYLRFIANPNDEISFSRIINVPKRGVGAASVDKIINYSIMNDLSLSDTLEQIDFVGLSGKITKAVGDFHAMTKNWQQMLDYLSVTELVEEVLDKTGYIQMLKDENTIESASRIENIEEFLTVTNAFEESSDDKSLVSFLTDLALVSDIDQADKEESQSDEVILMTLHSAKGLEFPVVFLIGLEEGIFPHSRSLMDEEEMEEERRLAYVGITRAEKDLYITNAQTRTLYGRTSVNQESRFINEIPDELLDRANKKVITERRAVSRPAVAMKTTGGESLGWRVGDKASHGKWGIGTVVSVKGEGEAMELDIAFPSPVGIKRLLAKFAPITKA, from the coding sequence ATGAAAACAGCAGAAGAATTATTGCAAGGTTTAAATCCAATGCAAAAAGAAGCCGTTAAAACGGTTGATGGTCCTTTATTAATTATGGCTGGAGCAGGTTCAGGTAAGACTCGAGTTCTAACACATCGAATCGCGTATTTATTAGGTGAAAAAGGTGTCGCTCCTTGGAATATTCTTGCGATCACATTTACAAATAAAGCAGCTAGAGAGATGCAGGAGCGTATTTTTAATCTAGTTGGAAAAGATGCAGAAGATATTTGGATTTCTACATTTCACTCAATGTGTGTACGGATCCTTCGTAGAGATATTGATCGGATTGGCTTCAATAGAAGCTTTTCTATTTTAGATACAACTGACCAATTAACAGTAATAAAAAATATCCTTAAAGAGAAAAACTTAGATTCAAAGAAATTTGATCCACGTAGCATACTAGGAACTATTAGTAGTGCAAAAAATGAACTACAAACTGCTGCAGATTATTCAAGAGATGCTTTTACTCCATATGAAAAAGTCGTTGGAGAAATTTATGCATCTTATCAAGATCGACTTCGTAAAAATCATTCTTTAGATTTCGATGATTTAATTATGATGACAATTAGTTTGTTTGAACGAGTTCCAGAAGTACTACAATATTATCAACGAAAATTTCAATATATTCACGTAGATGAGTATCAAGATACAAACCATGCCCAATATAAAATTGTAAAATTACTTGCCGAACAATTCAAAAATATTTGCGTTGTAGGTGATTCAGATCAATCAATTTATCGCTGGCGTGGAGCAGATATTTCTAATATACTCTCATTCGAAAAAGATTACGAAAAAGCACAAGTTATTCTGTTAGAACAAAACTATCGTTCCACTCAAACAATTCTTGATGCAGCGAACGCAGTTATCACGAATAATTCAAATCGTAAAGCGAAAAAGCTATGGACAGAAAATGGAGAAGGTACTCCGATTCATTATTTCAGAGCTGCCTCTGAACAAGACGAAGGATATTTCGTAGCTGGGAAACTAGCCGAGTGGAAAAAAGAAGGCGTTCGTCAATATGGCGATGTTGCAATTCTATATCGTACGAATGCACAATCACGTGCAATGGAGGAAGTTTTAGTTAAGTCCAATATTCCTTATAAAATGGTCGGCGGAGTAAAGTTCTATGATCGTAAAGAGATTAAAGATGTACTTGCTTACTTAAGATTTATTGCCAATCCAAATGACGAGATCAGTTTTTCAAGAATTATTAATGTACCAAAACGTGGTGTAGGTGCAGCGTCCGTAGATAAAATTATTAACTATAGCATAATGAATGACTTATCTTTATCTGATACTTTAGAGCAAATTGATTTTGTTGGATTAAGTGGAAAAATCACAAAAGCAGTTGGAGATTTTCATGCTATGACGAAAAACTGGCAACAGATGCTAGATTATTTATCGGTAACTGAACTAGTTGAAGAAGTACTTGATAAAACAGGCTATATCCAAATGTTAAAAGATGAAAATACAATTGAATCTGCTTCTAGAATCGAAAATATTGAAGAGTTTTTAACAGTTACAAATGCTTTTGAAGAAAGTAGTGATGATAAAAGTTTAGTATCATTTTTAACTGATTTAGCATTAGTATCTGATATCGATCAAGCGGATAAAGAAGAGTCACAATCAGATGAGGTTATCCTTATGACGCTTCACTCTGCAAAAGGATTAGAGTTCCCAGTAGTCTTTTTAATCGGTTTGGAAGAAGGTATTTTCCCACATAGCCGTTCTTTAATGGACGAAGAAGAAATGGAAGAAGAAAGAAGATTAGCGTATGTAGGTATAACACGTGCGGAAAAGGATTTATATATTACAAATGCTCAAACACGTACACTTTATGGGCGTACTAGTGTAAACCAAGAATCTCGCTTTATTAATGAAATTCCTGATGAGCTATTAGATCGTGCTAATAAGAAAGTAATAACTGAGCGCCGTGCTGTATCTAGACCAGCGGTGGCAATGAAAACAACAGGTGGAGAGTCACTCGGTTGGAGAGTTGGAGATAAAGCTTCTCATGGTAAATGGGGAATTGGTACAGTTGTAAGTGTAAAAGGAGAAGGCGAAGCAATGGAGTTAGACATTGCATTCCCAAGTCCTGTTGGTATTAAGCGTTTATTAGCTAAATTTGCTCCAATTACGAAAGCATAG
- the gatA gene encoding Asp-tRNA(Asn)/Glu-tRNA(Gln) amidotransferase subunit GatA, with product MSLFEYTVSELHSKLKSKEIKVEELVNESYERISAVDGEVKSFLTLNEEQARLQAKALDEKPWDESRGILAGMPIGVKDNIVTKGLRTTCASKILENFNPIYDATVVTKLAQAESITIGKLNMDEFAMGSSNENSAFGGTRNPWNTEYVPGGSSGGSAASVAAGEVLFSLGSDTGGSIRQPASFCGVVGLKPTYGRVSRSGLVAFASSLDQIGPITRNVEDNALLLQAISGLDASDSTSANVEVPSFAKALTGDVKGLRIAVPKEYLGEGVGEEARASVMAALNLLESLGATWEEVSLPHSKYALATYYLISSSEASANLARFDGIRYGHRAADVENLIDLYKKTRAEGFGDEVKRRIMLGTYALSSGYYDAYYKKAQQVRTLIKEDFEKVFENYDVIIGPTTPTPAFKVGEKVSDPMTMYANDILTIPINLAGVPAISVPCGFHNGLPLGLQIIGKHFDESTIYRVAHAYEQATDFTKQRPQL from the coding sequence ATGTCATTATTTGAATATACAGTTTCAGAATTACATAGCAAATTAAAATCAAAAGAGATTAAAGTAGAAGAATTAGTTAATGAATCTTATGAGCGAATCTCTGCAGTTGATGGTGAAGTAAAATCATTTTTAACTTTAAATGAAGAGCAAGCGCGTCTACAAGCAAAAGCACTTGATGAAAAGCCTTGGGATGAGTCTCGTGGAATTCTTGCTGGTATGCCTATCGGTGTAAAAGATAATATCGTTACAAAGGGTCTTCGTACTACTTGTGCGAGTAAAATTCTTGAGAACTTCAATCCAATTTACGATGCGACAGTTGTAACGAAATTAGCACAAGCTGAAAGCATTACGATCGGAAAGTTAAATATGGATGAATTTGCGATGGGTTCATCTAATGAAAATTCTGCATTCGGTGGTACTCGTAACCCATGGAATACTGAATACGTACCAGGTGGAAGTAGCGGTGGATCTGCAGCTTCAGTTGCTGCTGGAGAAGTATTATTCTCATTAGGTTCTGATACAGGTGGATCAATTCGTCAACCAGCTTCATTTTGTGGAGTTGTTGGTTTAAAACCTACATATGGTCGTGTATCTCGTTCTGGTTTAGTAGCATTTGCTTCATCTCTAGACCAAATTGGTCCAATTACTAGAAATGTAGAAGATAATGCATTGTTATTACAAGCAATTTCAGGATTAGATGCAAGTGACTCTACTTCAGCAAATGTAGAAGTTCCTTCATTTGCTAAGGCATTAACAGGTGATGTAAAAGGTCTTCGTATCGCTGTACCTAAAGAATATTTAGGTGAAGGTGTTGGTGAAGAAGCTCGTGCATCTGTTATGGCTGCTTTAAATTTATTAGAAAGCTTAGGCGCTACTTGGGAAGAGGTTTCCTTACCACATTCTAAATATGCATTAGCTACATATTATTTAATTTCTTCATCTGAAGCATCTGCTAACTTAGCTCGTTTCGATGGTATTCGCTACGGTCATCGTGCAGCTGATGTAGAAAACTTAATTGATCTTTATAAGAAAACTAGAGCTGAAGGCTTTGGAGACGAAGTAAAACGCCGTATCATGTTAGGTACTTATGCGTTAAGTTCTGGTTACTATGATGCTTACTATAAAAAAGCACAACAAGTACGTACATTAATAAAAGAAGATTTCGAGAAAGTATTTGAAAACTATGATGTTATTATTGGCCCAACTACACCAACTCCTGCATTTAAAGTAGGCGAAAAAGTAAGTGATCCAATGACAATGTACGCAAATGATATTTTAACGATTCCTATTAACTTAGCGGGTGTACCTGCGATTTCTGTTCCTTGTGGTTTCCATAATGGTCTTCCATTAGGATTACAAATTATCGGTAAACATTTTGATGAGTCTACAATTTACAGAGTTGCCCATGCATACGAGCAGGCAACTGACTTTACAAAACAAAGACCACAACTATAA
- a CDS encoding deoxycytidylate deaminase produces MQILQRIIQLVDSIPLGTRDDWDSYFLGQAFITSLRSTCGSRRVGAVIVSDNRIIASGYNGYPKGAKHCIDGGCPRFAARQEGLLDSGKYSDQYPCDAFHAEENAIYQLVQSGIQKTKGDNWTIYCTTAPCRACAKMINGAGITRVVYNVGYPDDYSIEYFKKYGIELTRIPAE; encoded by the coding sequence ATGCAAATTTTACAGAGAATAATTCAATTAGTAGATTCAATTCCTTTAGGAACTCGCGATGATTGGGACTCTTATTTTTTAGGACAGGCATTTATAACTTCTCTTCGTTCAACTTGCGGAAGTAGAAGGGTTGGAGCAGTTATTGTAAGTGATAATAGAATAATTGCTTCTGGGTATAATGGATATCCAAAAGGTGCTAAGCACTGTATTGATGGGGGATGTCCACGCTTTGCTGCTCGCCAAGAAGGGTTATTAGATAGTGGCAAATACTCAGATCAGTATCCTTGTGATGCTTTCCATGCTGAAGAAAATGCAATTTATCAACTAGTACAATCAGGAATTCAAAAAACGAAAGGTGATAATTGGACAATCTATTGTACGACTGCACCGTGTCGAGCTTGTGCAAAAATGATAAATGGAGCGGGGATTACTAGAGTTGTATATAATGTAGGCTATCCGGATGATTATTCAATTGAGTATTTTAAAAAATATGGAATTGAACTAACAAGAATCCCTGCTGAATAA
- a CDS encoding CamS family sex pheromone protein, producing MKKRIGMLLCCFSLILSGCSLSIKNEDKVVQESNNKKGEDAIIPRYSISNDYYKTILPFKPSKTRGAVVANIDNRLDISEFELGLMRIVQEQYSTKDYLYQEGQLLSKKTVESWLKRKYTPSQFKQKQDALKSANLKPSSITNDGLNPIQTDTKNLTEDQKAKLAPIFLNSILEQDYLKKDGKEVKVEGVAIGLAMNSVYYYQEEHGYPRELKIPQDEMIKQGKAIAQEILTRVRKMDEFKGIPITFAIFRQQSQSSVVPGNYVAMTSVSGNDLSISNWDKINEKYYLFPSAAATADYRDDAMKMVNFKSDIENYFPNYTGVVGTGFYKDNELIQLKIDIPMQFYGKAEVIAFTQYVAGLMMDHFPSYLKVETNIFSSNGQEALIVKDVDAKEPSVHIYN from the coding sequence ATGAAAAAACGTATAGGAATGCTCCTATGTTGTTTTTCGCTCATCTTATCTGGCTGTTCATTATCAATAAAGAATGAAGATAAGGTTGTACAAGAGAGCAATAACAAAAAAGGGGAAGACGCTATAATACCCCGTTATTCAATTTCAAATGATTACTACAAGACAATACTTCCATTTAAACCGAGTAAAACAAGGGGTGCTGTCGTTGCAAATATCGATAATAGACTTGATATTAGTGAATTTGAATTAGGTTTAATGCGAATTGTACAAGAGCAATATTCAACAAAAGATTACCTGTATCAAGAAGGACAATTATTAAGTAAAAAAACGGTGGAATCTTGGCTAAAAAGGAAGTATACTCCTTCACAATTTAAACAAAAACAAGATGCACTTAAGAGCGCAAATTTAAAACCAAGTTCAATTACAAATGACGGATTGAATCCAATTCAAACGGATACAAAAAATCTTACTGAAGATCAAAAAGCTAAACTAGCTCCGATATTTTTAAATTCTATTTTAGAGCAGGATTATCTAAAAAAGGACGGAAAAGAAGTTAAAGTTGAGGGCGTAGCAATTGGTTTAGCAATGAACTCTGTTTATTATTATCAAGAGGAGCACGGCTACCCAAGAGAGCTTAAAATTCCTCAAGATGAAATGATTAAACAAGGTAAAGCGATCGCACAAGAAATTTTGACGCGAGTGCGAAAAATGGACGAATTTAAAGGTATACCAATCACATTTGCTATTTTCCGTCAGCAAAGTCAGTCATCTGTAGTACCTGGAAACTATGTTGCTATGACTTCAGTTTCTGGAAATGATCTCTCAATAAGCAATTGGGATAAAATAAATGAGAAATATTATTTATTCCCTTCAGCTGCTGCAACTGCAGATTATCGAGATGATGCAATGAAAATGGTTAATTTTAAATCAGATATAGAAAATTATTTTCCGAATTATACTGGTGTTGTAGGCACTGGTTTTTATAAGGATAATGAATTAATACAACTAAAAATTGATATACCTATGCAATTTTATGGTAAGGCAGAAGTCATAGCTTTTACTCAATATGTAGCGGGACTTATGATGGACCATTTCCCTTCATACTTAAAGGTTGAGACGAATATTTTCTCATCAAATGGACAGGAAGCACTCATCGTAAAAGATGTAGATGCTAAGGAACCAAGTGTGCATATTTATAACTAA
- the ligA gene encoding NAD-dependent DNA ligase LigA has protein sequence MDPKIIDKVEELRTKLNQYNYEYYVLDQPSVPDAEYDSLLHELIGLEEQYPTLLTLDSPSQRIGGQAIDLFEKVVHSHPMLSLGNAFNEGDLRDFDQRIRQDSVGVSYVCELKIDGLAVSLQYENGLFVKGATRGDGTVGEDITHNLKTIKAIPLRLSEPISIEARGEAFMPKASFEKVNESREKNGEELFANPRNAAAGSLRQLDPKIVAKRDLSFFVYGFPTAEEFSIHKHSEALDYLHKLGFKTNTFRKTCHTIEEVIEYVEEWKEKRPSLPYEIDGIVIKVDEYSIQKKLGSTAKVPRWAIAYKFPAEEVVTKLVDIELSVGRTGVVTPTAILEPVRVAGTVVKRASLHNEDLIKEKDIRIGDSVIIRKAGDIIPEVVNVLLDRRTGDEQPFAMPTHCPSCDHELIRVPGEVALRCVNPFCPSQIREGLIHFASRDAMNIEGLGERVVAQLFDANLIKTFTDLYLLTKEQLLSLERFGEKSADKLISAIQTSKENSLEKLLFGLGIRHVGAKAAKTLAQHFQTIDRLMEASVEEITGINEIGSKMAQSINEYFSQDEVKELISTFKTVGVNTEYKGIQVENINMDSLFAGKTVVLTGKLEQMTRSEAKKQLEALGAKVAGSVSKSTDLVIAGEAAGSKLDAARKLNIEIWDEERMIKELQPQ, from the coding sequence TTGGATCCAAAAATCATTGATAAAGTTGAAGAACTAAGAACAAAATTAAATCAATATAACTATGAGTACTACGTATTAGATCAGCCATCAGTGCCAGATGCAGAGTATGACTCACTATTACATGAATTAATTGGATTAGAAGAACAATATCCTACTCTTTTAACACTAGATTCTCCATCACAACGTATAGGTGGACAGGCAATTGATTTGTTCGAAAAAGTCGTTCATAGTCATCCAATGTTAAGCCTAGGCAATGCGTTTAATGAAGGAGATTTAAGAGATTTCGACCAAAGAATTAGACAGGATTCTGTGGGAGTATCCTACGTTTGTGAACTTAAAATAGATGGCTTAGCCGTTTCACTTCAATATGAAAATGGATTATTTGTCAAAGGTGCAACTCGTGGTGATGGTACAGTTGGAGAAGATATTACGCATAATTTAAAGACGATTAAAGCAATTCCTTTAAGACTTTCTGAGCCAATTTCAATAGAAGCCCGTGGTGAAGCATTTATGCCAAAAGCTAGCTTCGAAAAGGTAAATGAATCGCGTGAAAAGAATGGGGAAGAATTATTCGCAAATCCAAGAAATGCAGCGGCTGGTTCATTACGTCAACTTGACCCAAAAATTGTTGCAAAGAGAGATTTATCGTTCTTTGTTTATGGATTCCCTACAGCTGAGGAATTTTCAATTCATAAGCATAGCGAAGCATTAGATTATCTTCACAAACTTGGATTTAAAACAAATACTTTCCGTAAAACATGCCATACAATTGAAGAAGTAATTGAATACGTTGAGGAATGGAAAGAAAAACGCCCATCATTGCCTTATGAGATTGATGGAATTGTCATAAAGGTGGATGAATACAGTATTCAGAAAAAGTTAGGATCAACAGCTAAAGTACCAAGATGGGCTATTGCATATAAGTTCCCAGCTGAAGAGGTAGTAACGAAATTAGTCGATATCGAATTAAGTGTTGGACGTACAGGTGTAGTAACACCAACTGCAATTTTAGAACCCGTTCGAGTTGCAGGTACAGTAGTAAAACGTGCATCGCTTCATAATGAAGATTTAATTAAAGAAAAAGACATTCGAATTGGTGATTCAGTCATTATTCGCAAGGCTGGAGATATTATTCCTGAAGTGGTAAATGTACTATTAGATCGTCGTACTGGTGATGAACAGCCTTTTGCAATGCCAACTCACTGCCCTTCATGTGATCATGAGTTAATAAGAGTGCCAGGTGAAGTAGCACTTCGCTGTGTAAATCCCTTCTGTCCATCTCAAATTCGTGAAGGATTAATTCATTTTGCGTCTCGTGATGCAATGAATATCGAGGGTCTAGGTGAAAGAGTAGTAGCACAACTATTTGATGCTAATTTGATTAAGACATTTACAGATCTTTATCTCCTAACGAAAGAACAATTATTATCACTTGAACGATTTGGAGAAAAGTCAGCAGATAAATTAATTTCTGCAATTCAAACGTCTAAAGAAAATTCACTTGAAAAATTATTATTTGGTTTAGGGATTCGTCATGTTGGTGCTAAAGCAGCAAAAACATTAGCTCAGCATTTTCAAACAATTGATCGACTGATGGAAGCATCAGTTGAAGAAATAACAGGAATTAATGAAATTGGTTCTAAAATGGCTCAATCAATCAATGAGTATTTTTCACAAGACGAAGTAAAAGAACTTATTTCAACGTTTAAAACTGTTGGAGTTAATACTGAATATAAAGGAATTCAAGTAGAAAATATTAATATGGATTCTCTTTTTGCTGGTAAAACAGTAGTATTAACTGGTAAGCTAGAACAGATGACTAGAAGTGAGGCTAAGAAGCAATTAGAAGCACTTGGCGCAAAAGTAGCAGGAAGTGTTAGTAAGAGTACTGATCTAGTCATAGCAGGTGAGGCAGCTGGATCGAAATTAGATGCTGCACGTAAATTAAATATCGAGATTTGGGATGAAGAAAGAATGATTAAAGAGCTTCAACCACAATAA
- a CDS encoding heptaprenylglyceryl phosphate synthase — MYDYSQWNHIFKLDPNKEISDDELEKICESGTDAILVGGTDDVTLDATISLLVRIRRFAVPCILEVSNLEAVTPGYDFYFIPTVLNSNDPKWIIGMHQQAMKEFGHLVHAEELVMEGYCILNEDCKAAKLTSAVTNLSIEDIVAYAEVSEQLLKLPIFYLEYSGTYGSPQVVEEVSKVVNNTKLFYGGGISSAQQAIEMKQFADTIVVGNIIYDNLQEALLTVKAVKKGATK; from the coding sequence ATGTACGATTATTCACAATGGAATCACATATTTAAATTAGATCCAAATAAAGAAATCTCTGATGATGAATTAGAAAAAATTTGTGAGTCAGGAACGGATGCAATATTAGTTGGTGGAACGGACGATGTAACGTTAGATGCTACGATATCTCTACTAGTTAGAATAAGACGCTTTGCAGTACCGTGTATTCTAGAGGTATCAAATCTTGAAGCCGTAACTCCAGGTTATGATTTCTATTTTATCCCGACAGTTTTAAATAGTAATGATCCAAAGTGGATTATTGGAATGCATCAACAAGCAATGAAAGAATTTGGTCATTTAGTTCATGCTGAAGAATTGGTAATGGAAGGTTATTGTATATTAAATGAAGATTGTAAGGCTGCAAAGCTGACAAGTGCAGTAACAAATCTTTCAATAGAAGATATTGTCGCTTATGCGGAAGTTTCTGAGCAATTATTAAAATTACCGATTTTTTATTTAGAGTATAGCGGCACATATGGTTCACCCCAGGTGGTAGAAGAAGTTTCAAAAGTAGTAAACAATACGAAATTATTCTATGGTGGGGGAATTTCATCAGCTCAACAAGCAATTGAGATGAAGCAATTTGCTGATACAATTGTTGTTGGGAATATTATATATGATAACTTACAAGAGGCTTTACTTACAGTGAAAGCTGTGAAAAAAGGAGCGACGAAGTAA
- the pruA gene encoding L-glutamate gamma-semialdehyde dehydrogenase, producing the protein MVIPYKHEPFTNFGLEENQEQYKQGLAKVSSYLGEKYPLIIGGERIFTEEQIVSVNPSNHKEVIGSVSKASRDLAEKAMQIADTTFNTWKKVKPEVRADILFRAAAIIRRRKHEFSALLTKEAGKPWNEADADTAEAIDFLEFYARQMLQLKDGIPVESRPGEYNRFNYIPLGVGVVISPWNFPFAIMAGTTVAAVVTGNTVLLKPASTTPVVAYKFLEVLEEAGLPAGVVNFVPGSGAEVGDYLVDHPRTRFISFTGSKEVGIRIYERAAKVNPGQIWLKRVIAEMGGKDTMVVDKEADLELAAKSIVSSAFGFSGQKCSACSRAVIHQDVYDQVLARAIELTNELTVGNPEDRSTYMGPVNDQAAFNKVMSYVQIGREEGRVVTGGEGDDSTGWFIKPTIVADVAEDARLMKEEIFGPVVAFCKAKDFDHALEIANNTEYGLTGAVISNNRANIEKAREDFHAGNLYFNRGCTGAIVGYQPFGGFNMSGTDSKAGGPDYLVLHMQGKTTSEML; encoded by the coding sequence ATGGTTATACCTTACAAACATGAGCCATTTACAAACTTTGGCTTAGAGGAAAATCAAGAACAATACAAACAAGGATTAGCAAAAGTTTCATCTTATTTAGGTGAAAAATACCCACTAATCATTGGTGGAGAGCGTATCTTTACAGAAGAACAGATCGTATCTGTAAATCCTTCAAATCATAAAGAAGTTATTGGTTCTGTATCTAAAGCAAGCCGTGACTTAGCTGAAAAAGCTATGCAAATTGCTGATACAACTTTTAATACATGGAAAAAAGTTAAACCTGAAGTTCGTGCTGACATCTTATTCCGTGCGGCTGCAATTATTCGTCGTCGTAAACACGAATTCTCAGCTTTATTAACTAAAGAAGCTGGTAAACCTTGGAATGAAGCAGATGCTGATACAGCTGAAGCAATTGATTTCTTAGAGTTCTATGCTCGTCAAATGTTACAATTAAAAGACGGAATTCCTGTTGAAAGCCGTCCTGGTGAATATAACCGTTTCAACTACATTCCATTAGGTGTTGGTGTTGTAATCTCTCCTTGGAATTTCCCATTTGCAATCATGGCTGGAACAACTGTAGCTGCTGTAGTAACAGGTAACACTGTTTTATTAAAACCAGCAAGTACAACACCAGTAGTTGCTTACAAATTCTTAGAAGTATTAGAAGAAGCTGGATTACCTGCAGGAGTAGTAAACTTCGTACCAGGTAGTGGTGCTGAAGTAGGAGATTACTTAGTTGATCACCCACGCACTCGTTTCATCAGCTTTACTGGTTCTAAAGAAGTAGGTATCCGTATTTATGAGCGTGCTGCAAAAGTAAACCCAGGTCAAATCTGGTTAAAACGTGTTATCGCTGAAATGGGCGGTAAAGACACTATGGTAGTTGATAAAGAAGCTGATTTAGAATTAGCTGCTAAATCAATCGTTTCATCAGCATTCGGATTCTCTGGTCAAAAATGTTCAGCTTGTTCTCGTGCAGTAATTCACCAAGATGTGTATGATCAAGTTCTTGCTCGTGCAATCGAATTAACAAACGAATTAACTGTTGGAAACCCAGAAGACCGTTCAACTTACATGGGTCCAGTTAATGACCAAGCTGCTTTCAATAAAGTAATGAGCTACGTACAAATCGGACGTGAAGAAGGCCGTGTAGTAACAGGTGGAGAAGGAGACGATTCTACTGGTTGGTTCATCAAACCAACAATCGTTGCTGACGTTGCTGAAGATGCTCGTTTAATGAAAGAAGAAATCTTTGGACCAGTTGTAGCATTCTGCAAAGCTAAAGACTTTGATCACGCTTTAGAAATTGCAAACAACACTGAATATGGTTTAACAGGTGCTGTTATCTCTAACAACCGTGCAAACATCGAAAAAGCACGTGAAGATTTCCACGCTGGTAACTTATACTTCAACCGTGGATGTACTGGTGCAATCGTTGGTTACCAACCATTTGGTGGATTCAACATGTCAGGTACTGACTCAAAAGCAGGCGGACCAGACTACCTAGTTCTTCACATGCAAGGTAAAACAACTTCAGAAATGCTTTAA
- the gatC gene encoding Asp-tRNA(Asn)/Glu-tRNA(Gln) amidotransferase subunit GatC, with protein MSKITMEQVKHVAHLARLAVTEEEAEKFSKQLGAILDFAEQLGELDTSNVKPTTHVLKMRNVLRKDEPGKGLPIEEVLKNAPDHKDGQVKVPSILD; from the coding sequence ATGTCAAAAATTACAATGGAGCAAGTTAAGCACGTTGCTCATTTAGCGCGTTTAGCGGTGACAGAGGAAGAAGCAGAGAAGTTTTCAAAACAACTTGGAGCAATTTTGGATTTTGCTGAGCAGTTAGGTGAACTTGATACATCAAATGTGAAACCAACTACACATGTCCTAAAAATGCGTAATGTATTACGTAAAGATGAGCCAGGTAAAGGTTTACCAATTGAAGAGGTACTGAAAAATGCACCAGACCACAAAGATGGACAAGTTAAAGTACCGTCAATATTGGATTAA